The Lycium barbarum isolate Lr01 chromosome 9, ASM1917538v2, whole genome shotgun sequence genome has a segment encoding these proteins:
- the LOC132611456 gene encoding uncharacterized protein LOC132611456: protein MWDIDVYLCILLAWVFLRMLLSSEILVVLSYCFGSANSRLGASNLKNEYKEKKHKKHKKHKHKDRSRKQDPSICIDKDRMSSRDNNKEKNGSKAQNYGPDLFMRQQVKAFRQS from the exons ATGTGGGACATAGACGTGTACCTTTGCATCCTTTTGGCTTGGGTCTTCTTACGGATGCTTTTAAGCTCAGAGATCCTTGTTGTGCTCTCTTACTGTTTTGGGAGTGCTAACTCAAGGCTTG GTGCATCAAATTTGAAGAATGAATATAAGGAAAAGAAGCATAAGAAGCATAAGAAGCACAAACACAAAGATAGGTCGAGGAAACAGGATCCTAGCATTTGCATTGACAAAGATCGTATGTCAAGCAGGGATAACAATAAGGAGAAAAATGGGAGTAAGGCGcagaattatggtccagattTGTTTATGAGACAACAAGTAAAG